A region of Osmerus eperlanus chromosome 9, fOsmEpe2.1, whole genome shotgun sequence DNA encodes the following proteins:
- the LOC134026268 gene encoding thrombospondin-1-like, whose translation MKLTGIFLLLMLWNCEGSRVAESGDDNSVYDLFELARVHKRHNGVSLVKGADPYSPAYKILNADLIPQVPDASFRDLIDSIQAERGFILLVNFKQSKKTRGSLLTIEKNDGTGPIFEIISNGKANTLDVVYSTMNQQQVVSIEDADLATGQWKNITLFIQDDRAQLFVGCEDINISEMDVPIYKVLSPEVADVARLRIGKGAVRDRFMGVLQNVRFVFGTNLETVLRNKGCQSGAVLTDVMTLDNPVNGSSPAIRTEYTGHKTKDLQSVCGFSCGFSCEDLAGMFKELKGLGVVVKQLSNELHRVSEDSTLLMNQMKIHSGVCLHNGIVHKDQEEWTVDGCTECTCQNSATICRKISCPLIPCTNATVPDGECCPRCGTPSDFAEDGWSPWSQWTHCSVSCGRGIQQRGRSCDRINSNCEGTSVQTRDCYPQECDKRFKQDGGWSHWSPWSSCSVTCGEGVVTRIRLCNSPTPQMGGIDCQGEGRQTEPCQKSPCPVNGGWGPWSLWDTCSITCGGGVQNRKRLCTDPAPKFGGKDCVGDGKMSQVCNKEDCPVDGCLSNPCFAGSKCTSFPDGTWRCGRCPVGYTGDGITCKDINECQEVPDACYVQNGIHRCENTEPGYHCLPCPARYSGPQPYGRGVEQATAEKQVCIPRNPCKDGSHDCNKNANCIYLGVFSETMFRCECRPGYAGNGYICGEDSDLDGWPNTNLLCVENATYHCKKDNCPNLPNSGQEDHDKDGLGDACDHDDDNDGIPDDRDNCPMVYNPAQYDADRDDVGDRCDNCVFESNPDQIDTDSNGEGDACAVDIDGDGILNEKDNCPYVYNVDQRDSDFDGVGDHCDNCPLEHNPDQIDSDSDLVGDKCDSNQDIDEDGHQNNLDNCPYIPNANQADHDKDGKGDACDHDDDNDGIPDDKDNCRLAFNPDQLDSDGDGRGDICKDDFDQDNVLDIYDVCPENFAISETDFRRFQMVPLDPKGTSQIDPNWVVRHQGKELVQTVNCDPGIAVGYDEFNAVDFSGTFFINTDRDDDYAGFVFGYQSSSRFYTATWKQITQTYWSHTPTRAQGYSGLSIKVVNSTTGPGEHLRNALWHTGDTAGQVRTLWHDPKNIGWKDYTAYRWHLIHRPKTGLIRVVMYEGKRIMADSGNLYDKTYAGGRLGLYVFSQEMVYFSDLKYQCRDT comes from the exons ATGAAACTGACAGGGATTTTTCTGCTGTTGATGCTCTGGAATTGTGAAGGAAGCAGAGTGGCAG AAAGCGGAGATGATAACAGCGTATACGACCTATTCGAACTTGCGCGAGTCCACAAGAGGCACAATGGAGTGAGCTTGGTGAAAGGCGCAGATCCGTACAGCCCCGCGTACAAGATCCTCAACGCAGACCTGATCCCCCAGGTGCCAGACGCCTCCTTCAGGGACCTCATAGATTCCATTCAAGCCGAGAGGGGATTTATTTTACTCGTCAACTTCAAGCAGTCAAAGAAAACCAGAGGCAGTCTTCTGACAATTGAGAAGAATGACGGCACTGGACCAATTTTCGAAATCATTTCCAACGGCAAAGCGAACACTTTGGACGTGGTTTATTCCACCATGAATCAGCAACAGGTTGTGTCTATCGAGGATGCCGATTTGGCCACCGGACAATGGAAGAATATCACGTTGTTCATCCAGGACGATCGTGCGCAACTTTTTGTTGGCTGCGAAGATATTAATATTTCGGAGATGGACGTGCCAATCTACAAGGTCCTCTCTCCCGAGGTCGCCGATGTTGCCCGTTTGAGGATCGGAAAAGGAGCAGTCAGAGACAGATTCATG GGAGTTCTCCAGAATGTGCGCTTTGTGTTTGGGACCAACCTGGAAACCGTCCTGCGGAACAAGGGATGCCAGAGTGGTG CAGTGCTGACTGACGTCATGACCCTGGACAACCCAGTGAACGGCTCCAGTCCTGCCATCAGAACTGAATACACAGGTCACAAGACTAAAG atctgcagtctgtctgtgggTTTTCCTGTGGGTTTTCCTGTGAGGATCTTGCCGGCATGTTTAAGGAACTCAAGGGACTCGGCGTGGTCGTCAAGCAGCTGTCGAACGAGCTCCACAGAGTG TCGGAGGATAGCACTCTCCTCATGAACCAGATGAAGATCCACAGTGGAGTCTGCCTCCACAACGGCATCGTTCACAAGGACCAGGAGGAGTGGACTGTGGACGGCTGCACTGAGTGCACCTGCCAG AACTCTGCCACCATTTGCCGCAAGATCTCCTGCCCTCTGATCCCGTGCACCAACGCCACCGTGCCTGATGGGGAGTGCTGCCCTCGCTGTGGAACAC CGAGTGACTTTGCTGAAGACGGCTGGTCCCCCTGGTCCCAGTGGACACACTGCTCCGTGTCCTGTGGGCGGGGCATCCAGCAGCGAGGACGCTCCTGCGACCGCATCAATAGCAACTGCGAGGGCACGTCCGTCCAGACAAGAGACTGCTACCCTCAGGAGTGTGACAAACGCT TCAAGCAGGACGGCGGCTGGAGCCACtggtccccctggtcctcctgcTCGGTCACCTGCGGAGAGGGAGTCGTCACTCGCATCCGGCTCTGCAACTCCCCCACGCCCCAGATGGGAGGCATTGACTGCCAGGGCGAGGGACGCCAGACTGAACCCTGCCAGAAGTCCCCTTGTCCTG TCAACGGAGGCTGGGGACCCTGGTCGCTGTGGGACACCTGCTCCATCACCTGCGGGGGAGGGGTTCAGAATCGGAAGCGTCTCTGCACCGACCCCGCCCCTAAATTTGGAGGAAAAGATTGTGTTGGTGATGGCAAGATGTCCCAAGTGTGCAACAAAGAGGACTGCCCTGTCG ATGGCTGTCTCTCCAACCCCTGCTTTGCTGGGTCCAAGTGCACCAGCTTCCCAGACGGGACGTGGAGATGTGGGAGGTGCCCCGTGGGCTACACTGGGGACGGCATCACCTGCAAGGACATCAACGAGTGCCAGGAAGTTCCTGATGCCTGCTACGTTCAGAACGGCATCCACCGCTGTGAGAACACAGAGCCTGGCTACCACTGCCTGCCCTGCCCCGCACGCTACTCTGGCCCTCAGCCCTACGGCAGAGGAGTGGAGCAAGCCACCGCAGAGAAGCAG GTTTGCATTCCTCGTAACCCTTGCAAGGACGGCAGCCACGACTGCAACAAGAACGCCAACTGCATCTACCTGGGCGTCTTCTCTGAGACCATGTTCCGCTGTGAATGCCGGCCGGGCTACGCAGGGAACGGATACATCTGTGGAGAAGACTCGGACCTGGATGGATGGCCCAACACGAACCTACTCTGTGTGGAGAACGCCACCTACCACTGCAAGAAG GATAACTGTCCCAACCTGCCCAACTCTGGACAGGAAGACCACGACAAAGATGGCCTTGGGGACGCCTGCGACCACGATGATGACAACGATGGGATTCCTGATGACAGG GACAACTGCCCCATGGTGTACAACCCTGCCCAGTATGATGCGGACCGCGATGATGTCGGTGACCGCTGTGAtaactgtgtgtttgagagcaaCCCTGACCAGATAGACACGGACAGCAACGGGGAGGGGGATGCCTGCGCCGTGGACATCGATGGGGACG GTATTCTGAATGAGAAGGACAACTGTCCCTATGTGTACAACGTGGATCAGAGAGACAGTGATTTTGATGGCGTCGGAGACCACTGCGACAACTGTCCTCTCGAGCACAACCCTGACCAG ATTGACTCTGACTCGGACCTCGTGGGAGACAAGTGCGACAGCAACCAAGACATTGACGAGGACGGTCACCAGAACAACTTGGACAACTGTCCCTACATCCCCAACGCCAACCAGGCCGACCACGACAAAGACGGCAAGGGTGACGCCTGTGACCACGATGACGACAATGATGGCATTCCTGATGACAAGGACAACTGCAGGCTGGCCTTCAACCCCGACCAGCTGGACTCTGATG GGGATGGTCGTGGTGATATTTGCAAAGATGACTTTGACCAAGACAACGTGCTGGACATCTATGATGTGTGCCCTGAGAACTTTGCCATCTCGGAAACAGACTTCCGCAGGTTCCAGATGGTACCTCTGGACCCCAAGGGCACTTCTCAGATTGACCCCAACTGGGTGGTCCGCCACCAGGGCAAGGAGCTGGTCCAGACGGTCAACTGTGACCCTGGCATTGCTGTTG GTTACGATGAGTTCAACGCAGTGGACTTCAGCGGAACCTTCTTCATAAACACGGACAGAGATGACGACTATGCAGGCTTCGTGTTTGGCTACCAGTCCAGCTCCAGGTTCTACACTGCCACCTGGAAGCAGATCACCCAGACCTACTggtcccacacacccaccagggCTCAGGGCTACTCTGGTCTGTCCATCAAGGTGGTCAACTCCACCACTGGCCCAGGAGAGCACCTGAGGAACGCCCTGTGGCACACTGGAGACACCGCAGGACAG GTGCGTACATTGTGGCATGACCCCAAGAACATCGGCTGGAAGGACTACACTGCCTACAGGTGGCACCTGATCCACAGGCCCAAGACCGGACTCATCAG AGTTGTGATGTATGAGGGAAAGAGAATCATGGCTGATTCTGGTAATCTGTACGACAAGACGTACGCAGGTGGAAGACTGGGCCTGTATGTCTTCTcacaagagatggtgtacttcTCAGACCTCAAATACCAATGCAGAG ATACATAA